The following coding sequences lie in one Pseudarthrobacter phenanthrenivorans Sphe3 genomic window:
- the pucL gene encoding factor-independent urate hydroxylase: MSSKIILGDNQYGKAEVRVVKITRDTDRHEIEDLNVTSQLRGDFAAAHLEGDNAHVVATDTQKNTIYAFARGGVGSPEAFLLRLGEHFTSSFDWVTGGRWEAESYSWNRIQAHGAEHDHSFVRNGQEVRTAVLVRDGATTHLISGLKDLTVLKSTQSGFVGYPKDKYTTLPETTDRILATDVSARWRFKTGTDFSTVDFNKSYDDVKALLLEGFTEKYSHALQQTLFDMGTKVLEAHSEIDEIKFSMPNKHHFLVDLSPFGLDNPNEVFYAADRPYGLIEATVQREDAAPADIAWSGIAGFC, encoded by the coding sequence ATGAGCAGCAAGATCATCCTCGGCGACAACCAGTACGGCAAGGCCGAGGTCCGGGTCGTCAAGATCACCCGAGACACCGACCGCCACGAAATCGAAGACCTCAACGTCACCTCGCAGCTGCGCGGCGATTTCGCGGCCGCCCACCTTGAGGGCGACAACGCCCACGTGGTGGCCACTGACACCCAGAAGAACACGATCTACGCCTTCGCCCGCGGCGGCGTCGGCTCCCCCGAGGCGTTCCTGCTTCGCCTCGGCGAGCACTTCACCTCCAGCTTCGACTGGGTCACCGGCGGCCGCTGGGAAGCCGAGTCCTACAGCTGGAACAGGATCCAGGCCCACGGCGCAGAGCACGACCACTCCTTCGTGCGCAACGGCCAGGAAGTCCGCACCGCGGTGCTGGTCCGCGACGGCGCCACGACCCACCTGATCTCCGGGCTCAAGGACCTGACCGTCCTGAAGTCCACGCAGTCAGGCTTCGTCGGCTACCCGAAGGACAAGTACACCACCCTGCCCGAAACCACGGACCGGATCCTGGCCACCGACGTCTCGGCCCGCTGGCGCTTCAAGACCGGAACTGACTTCAGCACGGTGGACTTCAACAAGAGCTACGACGATGTCAAGGCCCTCCTGCTCGAAGGGTTCACGGAGAAGTACTCCCACGCCCTGCAGCAGACGCTGTTCGACATGGGCACCAAGGTGCTGGAAGCGCACAGCGAGATTGACGAGATCAAGTTCTCGATGCCCAACAAGCACCACTTCCTCGTCGATCTCTCCCCCTTCGGCCTCGACAACCCCAACGAGGTCTTCTACGCCGCCGACCGCCCCTACGGCCTGATCGAGGCTACGGTCCAGCGCGAGGACGCCGCCCCGGCGGACATCGCATGGTCCGGCATCGCCGGCTTCTGCTAG
- a CDS encoding nucleobase:cation symporter-2 family protein has product MNIKNPLKATTKQRGRRPATDRPEDERLSIGSSFAYGFQHVLTMYGGIIAVPLIVGQAAGLSPADIGVLIAAALFMGGLATLLQTIGIPFFGSQLPLVQGVSFASVATMVAIVSGGGGLPAVFGAVIVSAAIGLLIAPVFSKIVRFFPPVVTGTVITTIGLTLMPVAANWAMGGNRKAENYGSMANIGLAAATLALVLLFSKVGSATISRLSILLAMVGGTIIAVATGMADFSKVGEGPIAAFPTPFHLGAPTFEIAAIISMLIVVLVILTETMADILAVGEIVGTKVDSKRIAAGLRADMGSSLIAPVFGSFTQSAFAQNVGLVAVTKIKSRYVVAAGGVILVILGLLPVLGRVVAAVPTAVLGGAGIVLFGTVAASGIRTLAKVEYKNNMNLIIVAASIGFGMIPIAAPSFYDQFPSWFSTIFHSGISSAAVMAILLNLLFNHLKAGNSENQSVFVAGTGRVIREEDLKCLEHGDRFENGKLIDCDGKEVPVQASEKASEH; this is encoded by the coding sequence ATGAACATCAAGAACCCCCTCAAAGCCACCACCAAGCAACGCGGCAGGCGTCCCGCCACAGACCGGCCCGAGGACGAACGGCTTTCCATCGGTAGCAGCTTTGCCTACGGATTCCAGCATGTCCTGACCATGTACGGCGGTATCATCGCCGTCCCGCTGATCGTGGGCCAGGCGGCGGGGCTTTCCCCCGCCGATATTGGAGTCCTGATTGCCGCAGCACTTTTCATGGGCGGTCTGGCTACCCTGCTGCAGACCATCGGGATTCCGTTCTTCGGATCCCAGCTTCCCCTCGTCCAGGGCGTGTCATTCGCCAGCGTCGCCACCATGGTGGCCATCGTCAGCGGCGGCGGCGGACTGCCCGCTGTCTTCGGTGCCGTCATCGTCTCGGCAGCCATCGGCCTCCTGATCGCACCGGTCTTTTCCAAGATCGTCAGGTTCTTCCCGCCGGTCGTGACCGGCACGGTCATCACCACCATCGGCCTGACGCTGATGCCGGTCGCGGCAAACTGGGCGATGGGTGGCAACCGAAAAGCCGAGAACTACGGCAGCATGGCCAACATTGGCCTGGCAGCTGCCACCCTGGCACTGGTCCTGCTCTTCAGCAAGGTCGGCAGCGCCACCATTTCACGGCTCTCCATCCTCCTCGCCATGGTTGGAGGCACCATCATCGCCGTAGCCACCGGCATGGCGGACTTTTCCAAGGTGGGCGAGGGGCCGATCGCAGCCTTTCCCACGCCGTTCCACCTCGGTGCCCCAACGTTTGAAATCGCCGCCATTATCTCCATGCTGATCGTCGTCCTGGTCATCCTGACAGAGACCATGGCTGACATTCTGGCCGTGGGTGAGATCGTCGGAACCAAGGTGGACTCAAAGCGGATCGCGGCAGGCCTGCGCGCCGACATGGGCTCCAGCCTCATCGCCCCCGTTTTCGGCTCCTTCACCCAAAGTGCCTTCGCCCAGAACGTCGGCCTGGTAGCGGTGACCAAGATTAAGAGCCGCTACGTGGTGGCGGCAGGCGGCGTCATCCTCGTCATCCTGGGCCTGCTTCCTGTTCTTGGCCGCGTCGTGGCAGCTGTACCCACCGCGGTGCTGGGCGGTGCGGGCATCGTCCTGTTCGGGACGGTGGCCGCCAGCGGCATCCGCACCCTGGCCAAGGTGGAGTACAAGAACAACATGAACCTGATCATTGTGGCGGCGTCCATCGGGTTCGGCATGATTCCCATCGCCGCCCCCAGCTTCTATGACCAGTTCCCGTCCTGGTTCAGCACCATTTTCCACTCCGGCATCAGCTCCGCCGCCGTGATGGCCATCCTGCTGAACCTGCTGTTCAACCACCTCAAGGCTGGCAACTCGGAGAACCAGTCCGTCTTTGTTGCCGGCACCGGCCGGGTGATACGGGAAGAAGACCTGAAATGCCTTGAGCATGGCGACCGCTTTGAAAACGGCAAGCTCATCGACTGCGACGGCAAGGAAGTCCCCGTCCAGGCATCCGAGAAGGCGTCAGAGCACTAG
- a CDS encoding IclR family transcriptional regulator, protein MAEKASGGVQSVERVFELLELITDAGGDVTLSELSSSTDLPLPTIHRLLRTLVSLGYIRQLPNRRYALGPRLIRLGEGANKQLGAVARPQLKTLVDRLGETSNMAVLDSDMVIYVAQVPSLHSMRMFTEVGRRAHTHATGVGKAILAQLDDDTVRGIVARAGMPTPTPKSIGDVEDLLADLKLIRERGYSIDEEEQELGVRCFAMAVPNAPTPTAISVSGPVSRVDEHFADKAVPVLREAAEAISLEMNRT, encoded by the coding sequence ATGGCAGAAAAAGCGTCGGGCGGCGTGCAGTCGGTGGAGCGCGTCTTCGAACTGCTGGAGCTCATCACGGACGCCGGTGGCGACGTTACGCTCAGCGAGCTCTCCTCGTCCACGGACCTCCCCCTGCCCACCATCCACCGCCTGTTGCGGACCCTGGTATCGCTGGGTTACATCCGGCAGCTGCCCAACCGGCGCTACGCCCTGGGCCCCCGGCTGATCCGCCTGGGTGAGGGTGCCAACAAGCAGCTCGGCGCCGTGGCGCGGCCCCAGCTGAAGACGCTGGTGGACAGGCTGGGGGAGACCTCCAACATGGCCGTCCTTGACTCGGACATGGTCATCTATGTGGCCCAGGTGCCGTCGCTGCACTCCATGCGCATGTTCACCGAGGTGGGCCGGCGCGCCCACACCCACGCCACCGGCGTCGGCAAGGCCATCCTGGCCCAGCTGGACGACGATACAGTGCGCGGCATCGTGGCCCGCGCCGGAATGCCCACCCCCACGCCCAAGAGCATTGGCGACGTGGAGGACCTGCTGGCCGACCTCAAGCTCATCCGCGAACGCGGCTACTCAATCGACGAGGAGGAGCAGGAGCTCGGCGTGCGCTGCTTCGCCATGGCTGTTCCCAACGCTCCCACCCCCACCGCCATTTCGGTGTCCGGACCCGTGTCCCGGGTGGACGAACACTTCGCGGACAAGGCGGTGCCCGTCCTGCGCGAGGCCGCCGAGGCCATCTCGCTGGAGATGAACCGCACCTGA